The following are from one region of the Arachis duranensis cultivar V14167 chromosome 10, aradu.V14167.gnm2.J7QH, whole genome shotgun sequence genome:
- the LOC107470021 gene encoding methylcrotonoyl-CoA carboxylase beta chain, mitochondrial isoform X1 — MMMMMIGSVGRRKASWICSNLFGTRRAFSFGVLPDAVDRNSHVFAANSTSMQDLISELQSHVQRVVAGGGPEAVKRNRSRNKLLPRERIDRLLDPGSSFLELSQLAGHDLYGEPLPSAGIVTGIGPVHGQLCMFVANDPTVKGGTYYPITVKKHLRAQEIAAQCKLPCIYLVDSGGAFLPKQADVFPDKENFGRIFYNQAVMSSEGIPQIALVLGSCTAGGAYIPAMADESVMVKGNGTIFLAGPPLVKAATGEEVSAEDLGGAAVHCKTSGVSDYFAQDELHGLALGRNIIKNLHMAGKDVLQNGLKNINYEYKEPLYDANELRSIAPTDLKQQFDIRSVIARIVDGSEFDEFKKLYGSTLVTGFARIFGQPVGIIGNNGILFNESALKGAHFIEICTQRNIPLVFLQNITGFMVGSRSEAGGIAKSGAKMVMAVSCAKVPKITIIIGGSFGAGNYAMCGRAYNPNFMFLWPNARISVMGGAQAAGVLAQIEKANKKKQGIQWIKEEEEKFKEKVVEAYEREGCPYYSTARLWDDGIIDPADTRKVIGLCISASLNRATQDTKYGVFRM, encoded by the exons atgatgatgatgatgattggtTCAGTTGGAAGAAGAAAAGCAAGTTGGATTTGCTCCAACTTGTTCGGAACAAGAAGGGCTTTCAGCTTCGGCGTTCTTCCCGATGCCGTTGATCGCAACTCCCATGTCTTCGCCGCTAACTCAACCTCCATGCAAGACTTGATCTCCGAGCTCCAATCTCACGTCCAAAGGGTAGTTGCCGGTGGAGGACCAGAAGCTGTGAAGAGGAACAGGAGCAGGAACAAGCTTCTCCCCAGAGAGAGAATCGATCGCCTCCTTGATCCTGGTTCTTCGTTCCTTGAGCTCTCACAG CTTGCAGGACATGACTTGTATGGAGAACCCTTGCCTTCTGCTGGGATTGTTACTGGGATAGGTCCGGTTCATGGGCAACTTTGTATGTTTGTGGCCAATGACCCAACTGTTAAGGGAGGGACCTATTATCCTATCACTGTCAAGAAACATCTCAGGGCACAGGAGATCGCTGCACAATGCAAATTGCCCTGCATATACCTTGTTGATAGTGGAGGAGCTTTCCTTCCGAAGCAGGCTGATGTCTTTCCGGACAAAGAAAACTTTGGTAGAATATTTTATAATCAAGCTGTTATGTCTTCTGAAGGCATTCCGCAAATTGCACTGGTCTTAGGCTCTTGCACTGCTGGTGGTGCCTATATACCCGCCATGGCTGATGAAAGTGTGATGGTCAAGGGCAATGGCACCATCTTTTTAGCAGGGCCTCCTCTTGTAAAG GCTGCAACTGGAGAGGAAGTCTCTGCTGAGGATTTGGGTGGTGCTGCTGTGCACTGCAAGACATCAGGTGTTTCAGACTATTTTGCTCAAG ATGAACTGCATGGACTTGCTCTTGGGAGGAATATTATAAAGAATCTGCATATGGCTGGTAAAGATGTTTTGCAAAATGGATTGAAAAACATAAACTATGAATATAAAGAGCCGTTATATGATGCCAATGAACTTCGTTCTATTGCTCCCACTGATCTTAAGCAACAGTTTGATATCCGATCGGTTATTGCTCGCATTGTTGATGGAAGTGAATTTGATGAATTCAAGAAATTGTATGGCAGT ACTCTTGTAACAGGTTTTGCTCGGATTTTTGGACAACCTGTTGGAATTATTGGAAACAATGggattttatttaatgaatCTGCTCTGAAAGGGGCCCATTTCATTGAAATATGCACTCAACGTAATATTCCCTTGGTCTTCCTTCAAAACATTACTGGATTCATG GTTGGGTCAAGATCCGAGGCAGGTGGCATAGCAAAGTCCGGTGCGAAAATGGTGATGGCTGTTTCTTGTGCAAAG GTACCTAAAATCACTATAATCATTGGTGGAAGCTTTGGTGCTGGGAATTATGCAATGTGTGGCCGTGCCTATAATCCCAATTTCATGTTCCTTTGGCCAAATGCCAGGATATCTGTGATGGGTGGTGCTCAG GCTGCCGGTGTGCTGGCGCAAATAGAGAAAGCCAATAAGAAAAAGCAAGGAATTCAG TGGATCAAGGAAGAGGAGGAAAAGTTTAAAGAAAAGGTTGTGGAGGCTTATGAGAGAGAAGGGTGTCCTTATTACTCAACAGCTAGGCTTTGGGATGATGGAATCATTGATCCAGCTGATACAAGGAAAGTAATTGGTCTATGCATCTCAGCGTCACTCAACCGTGCCACTCAAGATACCAAATATGGTGTATTTAGAATGTGA
- the LOC107470021 gene encoding methylcrotonoyl-CoA carboxylase beta chain, mitochondrial isoform X2, which produces MFVANDPTVKGGTYYPITVKKHLRAQEIAAQCKLPCIYLVDSGGAFLPKQADVFPDKENFGRIFYNQAVMSSEGIPQIALVLGSCTAGGAYIPAMADESVMVKGNGTIFLAGPPLVKAATGEEVSAEDLGGAAVHCKTSGVSDYFAQDELHGLALGRNIIKNLHMAGKDVLQNGLKNINYEYKEPLYDANELRSIAPTDLKQQFDIRSVIARIVDGSEFDEFKKLYGSTLVTGFARIFGQPVGIIGNNGILFNESALKGAHFIEICTQRNIPLVFLQNITGFMVGSRSEAGGIAKSGAKMVMAVSCAKVPKITIIIGGSFGAGNYAMCGRAYNPNFMFLWPNARISVMGGAQAAGVLAQIEKANKKKQGIQWIKEEEEKFKEKVVEAYEREGCPYYSTARLWDDGIIDPADTRKVIGLCISASLNRATQDTKYGVFRM; this is translated from the exons ATGTTTGTGGCCAATGACCCAACTGTTAAGGGAGGGACCTATTATCCTATCACTGTCAAGAAACATCTCAGGGCACAGGAGATCGCTGCACAATGCAAATTGCCCTGCATATACCTTGTTGATAGTGGAGGAGCTTTCCTTCCGAAGCAGGCTGATGTCTTTCCGGACAAAGAAAACTTTGGTAGAATATTTTATAATCAAGCTGTTATGTCTTCTGAAGGCATTCCGCAAATTGCACTGGTCTTAGGCTCTTGCACTGCTGGTGGTGCCTATATACCCGCCATGGCTGATGAAAGTGTGATGGTCAAGGGCAATGGCACCATCTTTTTAGCAGGGCCTCCTCTTGTAAAG GCTGCAACTGGAGAGGAAGTCTCTGCTGAGGATTTGGGTGGTGCTGCTGTGCACTGCAAGACATCAGGTGTTTCAGACTATTTTGCTCAAG ATGAACTGCATGGACTTGCTCTTGGGAGGAATATTATAAAGAATCTGCATATGGCTGGTAAAGATGTTTTGCAAAATGGATTGAAAAACATAAACTATGAATATAAAGAGCCGTTATATGATGCCAATGAACTTCGTTCTATTGCTCCCACTGATCTTAAGCAACAGTTTGATATCCGATCGGTTATTGCTCGCATTGTTGATGGAAGTGAATTTGATGAATTCAAGAAATTGTATGGCAGT ACTCTTGTAACAGGTTTTGCTCGGATTTTTGGACAACCTGTTGGAATTATTGGAAACAATGggattttatttaatgaatCTGCTCTGAAAGGGGCCCATTTCATTGAAATATGCACTCAACGTAATATTCCCTTGGTCTTCCTTCAAAACATTACTGGATTCATG GTTGGGTCAAGATCCGAGGCAGGTGGCATAGCAAAGTCCGGTGCGAAAATGGTGATGGCTGTTTCTTGTGCAAAG GTACCTAAAATCACTATAATCATTGGTGGAAGCTTTGGTGCTGGGAATTATGCAATGTGTGGCCGTGCCTATAATCCCAATTTCATGTTCCTTTGGCCAAATGCCAGGATATCTGTGATGGGTGGTGCTCAG GCTGCCGGTGTGCTGGCGCAAATAGAGAAAGCCAATAAGAAAAAGCAAGGAATTCAG TGGATCAAGGAAGAGGAGGAAAAGTTTAAAGAAAAGGTTGTGGAGGCTTATGAGAGAGAAGGGTGTCCTTATTACTCAACAGCTAGGCTTTGGGATGATGGAATCATTGATCCAGCTGATACAAGGAAAGTAATTGGTCTATGCATCTCAGCGTCACTCAACCGTGCCACTCAAGATACCAAATATGGTGTATTTAGAATGTGA